From the Persephonella sp. genome, one window contains:
- a CDS encoding RusA family crossover junction endodeoxyribonuclease, protein MLKIRREYFISFIPPSKANKVKINSKIFTKSGKRYIIPKDVSLKINKVIWELQLQNENEPIDKPVSMEIIFILPNRRRRDLDNIMKTLGDCLVYAGILKDDSLIYRQILEKKIIKGEEGVIIRIYPYDDKDIEPKLINKLKRYKEKIDGI, encoded by the coding sequence ATGTTAAAAATAAGGCGAGAATACTTTATATCATTTATTCCCCCGTCTAAAGCAAATAAGGTAAAGATCAATTCAAAAATTTTCACAAAAAGCGGAAAAAGGTATATCATACCGAAAGATGTATCCCTGAAAATAAACAAAGTTATATGGGAACTTCAACTCCAAAATGAGAATGAACCGATAGATAAACCTGTAAGCATGGAAATCATCTTTATCCTGCCTAACAGGAGGAGGAGAGATCTTGACAATATAATGAAAACATTGGGAGACTGTCTGGTGTATGCAGGTATACTCAAAGATGACAGCCTTATATACAGGCAGATTTTGGAAAAGAAAATTATAAAAGGAGAGGAAGGAGTAATTATAAGAATATATCCTTACGACGATAAAGATATTGAACCTAAATTAATAAATAAACTAAAAAGATACAAAGAGAAGATAGATGGAATTTAA